The following proteins are co-located in the Leptospira hartskeerlii genome:
- the queA gene encoding tRNA preQ1(34) S-adenosylmethionine ribosyltransferase-isomerase QueA has product MEFQDLSDFDFELPEEQIAKFPAAKRDKSRLLVLGRTQNFLKEESEFSKILNYLREGDVLVANATRVSKRRVFLITKTGRRHEAMFLSESEPGTWKTLTRNSKKLKLGDIVSDEATGKFLFSVERKEEEFTIFRSETQLDENSFEIIGRTPIPPYFKRESTSEDDIRYQTVYSKNLGSVAAPTAGLHFTPELLEELKNRNIEFLKLELKVGYGTFQSLNEDHFTNKKLHEEEFDLPIETKNVLDSAKKNGKRIISVGTTTLRALESAYDPNTKTFQSGEGKTRLFLQPEDSILSCEGLITNFHLPQSSLLLLVSAFAEKEKILRAYKFAIEQNFRFFSYGDSMLILDPEKV; this is encoded by the coding sequence ATGGAATTCCAAGATCTGTCCGATTTTGATTTCGAACTTCCCGAAGAGCAGATCGCAAAATTTCCGGCGGCCAAAAGAGATAAAAGTAGGCTGCTTGTTTTAGGAAGGACCCAAAATTTTTTAAAAGAAGAAAGTGAATTTTCCAAAATACTAAACTATCTCCGTGAAGGAGATGTATTGGTAGCAAATGCAACCAGAGTTTCCAAACGAAGAGTATTCCTGATAACTAAAACTGGGAGAAGACATGAGGCAATGTTCCTTTCCGAATCAGAACCTGGGACTTGGAAAACTCTTACTAGAAATTCTAAAAAGCTGAAGTTAGGAGACATTGTCTCCGACGAGGCAACTGGAAAATTTCTTTTTTCAGTTGAACGAAAAGAAGAAGAATTTACAATCTTTCGATCAGAGACCCAACTCGATGAAAACTCATTTGAGATCATAGGTCGCACTCCTATTCCTCCGTACTTCAAAAGGGAAAGTACATCTGAGGACGACATACGTTACCAAACTGTGTATTCTAAAAACCTAGGCTCAGTTGCAGCTCCTACAGCGGGTTTACATTTTACTCCGGAACTATTAGAAGAACTGAAAAATCGGAACATAGAATTTCTAAAACTAGAATTGAAAGTAGGTTATGGAACATTTCAATCCTTGAATGAAGATCATTTTACGAATAAAAAATTGCATGAAGAAGAATTCGATCTTCCCATTGAGACTAAAAATGTTTTGGATTCCGCTAAGAAGAATGGCAAAAGGATCATTTCCGTTGGTACTACTACTCTAAGAGCATTAGAATCCGCTTACGATCCAAATACTAAAACTTTTCAATCAGGAGAAGGAAAAACAAGACTGTTTTTACAGCCGGAAGATTCTATACTGAGTTGCGAAGGTTTGATTACGAATTTTCACCTTCCTCAAAGTAGCTTACTTTTGTTAGTAAGCGCATTTGCAGAAAAAGAAAAAATACTGAGGGCTTACAAATTCGCAATAGAACAAAATTTTCGTTTTTTTTCCTACGGAGATTCTATGCTAATTTTGGATCCTGAAAAAGTCTGA
- a CDS encoding peptidase M30, producing MKVSTGDGFWKSLCMPIGRSLYTFVISFCLIFLLSHCVVSNDALGTQDKTEPSIDDLLSLAKVSSSCGGGNTFWIRNLIKNSSSCVQTTKVASGSHVNIYATSGLESVLDYQYISQEFDSKIYPRLGEAFGFSDDLDGDGKVAVIVSDIHDGSTTGSSFVAGFFDPVDYFPDSSGYAVRSNYSNIVYMDGVELVTVRNSDLSQGKPDTFLATLAHEYQHLIRFQYEARIMSQGGGRDEAWINEGTSEVAADIAGYSPQINRINCYRGRNSNACSRGANGNSIFGSSKFNSLVDYAFAYSFMKYLYMISGSDTDSRNSYFRTGVQGPKGYRASDATGLFHLFKTSADNYINSSQDVKDAVGTDGSAIFMKIYPAFLWQSLGDVSPEFAQSGTDTSGASGFLQDITKTIQSFPFPAAGTDGDVLRKLYDPLRIPEITPLGELNPGQIQFVKADRSNSSAIGRLVLLKKNIDGNLYSLQINTEMKRSGDISVSLGITENDDEGGEEAIVLPESTDSRPICPHEFFKLSRNRTKQKIFSEYKGL from the coding sequence CGGTTTTTGGAAGTCCCTTTGTATGCCGATAGGCAGATCTTTATATACGTTTGTAATTTCGTTTTGTTTGATATTCTTACTTTCACACTGCGTGGTAAGTAACGATGCACTCGGCACGCAGGATAAAACAGAGCCTAGTATAGACGATCTACTTTCATTAGCCAAAGTATCTAGTTCTTGTGGCGGCGGTAATACATTCTGGATCCGTAATCTTATAAAAAATAGTTCCAGTTGTGTGCAAACGACTAAAGTAGCATCCGGTTCCCACGTAAACATCTACGCGACTAGCGGTTTAGAATCAGTTTTAGATTACCAATACATCTCTCAAGAATTCGATTCTAAAATTTATCCAAGACTCGGCGAGGCTTTCGGCTTTTCAGACGATCTAGACGGAGACGGAAAAGTTGCAGTCATAGTATCCGATATACACGACGGAAGCACTACAGGTTCTTCTTTCGTAGCTGGGTTTTTCGATCCTGTGGATTATTTTCCGGATAGTTCCGGTTATGCGGTGCGTTCTAATTATTCGAATATTGTGTATATGGATGGGGTCGAGCTTGTTACAGTCCGTAACTCGGACCTTTCCCAGGGAAAACCGGATACATTCTTAGCGACTCTCGCCCACGAATACCAACATTTGATCCGATTCCAATACGAGGCCAGGATCATGAGCCAAGGTGGAGGAAGAGATGAGGCTTGGATCAATGAAGGGACGAGTGAAGTTGCCGCCGATATCGCAGGATATTCTCCCCAAATTAACCGGATCAATTGTTATAGAGGTAGGAATTCCAACGCCTGCTCTAGGGGCGCGAATGGGAATAGTATATTCGGAAGTTCTAAATTTAACTCACTAGTGGACTATGCATTCGCCTACTCCTTTATGAAATACTTATATATGATTTCTGGAAGCGACACTGATTCTAGAAATTCATATTTTAGAACTGGGGTCCAAGGTCCTAAAGGTTATAGAGCCTCGGATGCAACCGGATTATTCCATCTATTCAAAACAAGCGCGGATAATTATATAAATTCTTCCCAAGATGTTAAAGACGCGGTCGGAACGGATGGCTCTGCGATCTTCATGAAAATTTACCCTGCATTCTTATGGCAGTCTTTAGGAGATGTTTCTCCCGAATTTGCACAATCCGGAACGGATACTAGCGGAGCCTCCGGGTTCTTACAAGATATTACTAAGACAATCCAATCTTTTCCATTTCCTGCGGCAGGAACGGACGGAGATGTATTAAGAAAATTATACGATCCACTCAGAATACCCGAAATTACTCCGTTAGGAGAATTGAACCCAGGACAGATCCAATTCGTAAAAGCGGATCGCTCCAATTCGAGCGCTATTGGAAGACTAGTATTATTAAAAAAGAATATAGATGGAAACCTATATTCTCTGCAGATCAATACTGAGATGAAAAGATCAGGAGATATTTCGGTATCTTTGGGAATTACAGAGAATGACGACGAAGGTGGAGAAGAGGCGATTGTTCTTCCTGAGTCTACCGATTCTCGTCCGATCTGCCCTCATGAATTCTTTAAACTCTCTCGGAATCGGACGAAACAGAAAATTTTTAGCGAATATAAGGGCCTATAA
- a CDS encoding S16 family serine protease produces the protein MLKKVLPSQTEIRFKAAKPARLNGLPDFLVFHKEEVRTFRQALGNPGLFRHILITGPEIEANLLQFGQYLEEIVKDQPVVAEPNPTLLSLAGFPLENKYRPGKISEANGGLLLLPIKPFVEDPDLYYFLKGVLLTGKIDFLSLPEGSDSKNINRFHPSIDSRFRLILVGEETEVDSISQIDADFYGSFDFKIHMPYEISLEKSWLPVFSGLVKSWEKPGYPPLDQAALDSLLELALRWNDSQTRLSLHLSELRSFVREVLAFNNKGKKSVGRAEIEAGPSLIQKRTAIHKRKYIENIKEGLISVPLKGKKTGRINGLSVILLQSSLLDFGQVNQVSARVSLGSGNLINIEREVNLSGSLHDKGVFILQSYIKGMFSHTQSFGLDASILFEQNSSPIDGDSASCAELLALLSALSGLEIPCNIAVTGALSQYGDILPVGSVNTKIQAWFDVIRLTGSTRDKYKIYIPKDNMRDLNLPREIRESMKKGNFQIFSCSHVEDLIPDIFGVPAGRISKSGKYPNGSLFRIIEERIDRKRDGEEA, from the coding sequence GTGTTAAAAAAGGTTCTTCCTTCCCAAACTGAAATTAGATTTAAAGCGGCAAAGCCGGCAAGATTGAACGGACTGCCTGACTTTTTAGTATTTCACAAGGAAGAGGTGAGAACATTCCGCCAAGCCCTGGGAAACCCCGGACTCTTCCGACATATTCTAATTACCGGTCCAGAGATAGAGGCAAACCTTCTACAATTCGGACAATACCTGGAAGAGATCGTAAAAGACCAACCGGTAGTCGCTGAACCAAATCCTACCTTACTTTCCTTGGCAGGTTTTCCTTTGGAGAATAAGTATAGGCCTGGAAAAATTTCAGAAGCGAACGGAGGACTTTTACTTCTTCCGATCAAACCATTTGTAGAAGATCCGGATCTTTATTATTTTCTAAAAGGTGTTCTTCTTACGGGCAAGATAGATTTTCTTTCTCTTCCGGAAGGATCAGATTCTAAAAATATCAATCGATTTCATCCTAGTATAGATTCCAGATTCAGGCTTATCCTAGTGGGAGAAGAAACAGAAGTGGATTCTATCTCCCAAATAGACGCCGACTTTTACGGGAGTTTTGATTTTAAAATTCACATGCCGTATGAGATCAGTTTGGAAAAATCTTGGCTTCCTGTTTTTTCGGGACTAGTTAAATCTTGGGAGAAGCCAGGGTATCCTCCTTTGGACCAAGCGGCTCTAGATTCACTTCTGGAACTTGCGCTCAGATGGAATGATAGCCAAACTAGACTTTCTTTACATCTTTCGGAACTTCGTTCTTTCGTGAGAGAAGTATTAGCATTTAATAATAAAGGCAAGAAGTCAGTGGGACGGGCAGAGATAGAAGCAGGCCCTTCTCTTATTCAAAAAAGAACCGCTATCCATAAAAGAAAATATATAGAAAATATCAAAGAAGGTCTTATCTCCGTTCCTCTCAAAGGAAAGAAAACAGGGCGGATCAACGGGCTTTCGGTAATTTTATTGCAGTCTTCTCTTTTGGATTTCGGACAGGTGAATCAAGTATCTGCCAGGGTTTCCTTGGGTTCCGGAAATCTGATCAATATAGAAAGAGAAGTAAATCTTTCAGGAAGCCTTCATGATAAGGGAGTGTTTATTCTACAGTCCTATATCAAAGGAATGTTCTCTCATACACAATCTTTCGGTCTGGATGCTTCTATTCTATTCGAGCAAAATAGTTCTCCGATTGATGGGGACTCAGCAAGCTGCGCTGAACTTTTGGCACTTCTTTCTGCTCTTTCCGGATTGGAGATACCTTGTAATATTGCGGTGACAGGTGCTCTTTCTCAGTACGGGGACATTCTTCCTGTGGGTTCTGTGAATACTAAGATACAGGCTTGGTTTGATGTGATCCGACTCACAGGTTCTACCCGAGATAAATATAAAATCTATATTCCGAAAGACAATATGAGAGATCTGAATCTTCCTCGTGAGATCCGTGAAAGTATGAAAAAGGGGAATTTCCAGATATTCTCCTGTTCTCACGTAGAAGATCTGATCCCGGATATTTTTGGAGTCCCGGCTGGTAGGATCTCCAAATCAGGCAAATATCCGAACGGTTCACTTTTTAGGATCATAGAAGAACGAATAGATCGCAAACGAGATGGCGAAGAGGCCTAA
- a CDS encoding YbaB/EbfC family nucleoid-associated protein, translating into MFGKSLDNLKQMNQMRVRMKKLEKELEALTFEGKSKNELVICITDGKQTVQEIRIEDSLLAKNDKKLLQKSIKQAVNQSMEAAQKVAEERMGEFKSLLSGMP; encoded by the coding sequence ATGTTTGGCAAAAGTTTAGATAATCTAAAACAAATGAACCAGATGCGGGTTCGTATGAAAAAATTGGAGAAGGAACTGGAGGCTCTGACCTTCGAGGGAAAATCCAAGAACGAATTGGTCATCTGCATTACCGACGGTAAACAAACCGTGCAAGAAATCCGTATCGAAGATTCTTTGCTTGCTAAAAACGATAAAAAACTACTTCAAAAAAGTATAAAGCAGGCTGTGAACCAATCCATGGAAGCAGCTCAGAAAGTTGCGGAAGAAAGAATGGGAGAATTCAAATCTCTTCTTTCCGGAATGCCTTAA
- a CDS encoding glycosyltransferase family 87 protein gives MRIDLKKSGPVLVFFLFLAFLYANGFSRTEQSSDFSDYYEASRNFKQGKDLYSLDALSEVVQEFESGKLKIDQIFDPEVFFRIKAKVENVGSYIYPPTFAFLLIPISGLPFEVASGIFFTINFIALILSLLLIGKLIGREKSFLFLSAVLLLSLRFVENHQNNNQVGFLLLFLILVSVSAQKDWLSGLVLSLAIVIKITPAAFLFYFLYKKRPMVIVYTIIFALGWIALPALYNPEFTWKMNQTWYDLVLDKYLKSPALRAWKNNQSLNSTLAKYFLAYSDLLNQGRFGMPFTTLTVNHVKIISGILSLGIVGPYLYRVYKGASEGFVLSGLFFFSVIFSGISWIHAFVFLLFPTAFALSKLWPEQGEPLLVWEKWKVKLIEYRSATIFISVSILVLLLNRSFIGNIAEEAILMFSFLLYTSLIQYVCTFYSDRIA, from the coding sequence ATGCGGATCGACCTCAAAAAGTCCGGCCCTGTTTTAGTATTCTTTCTATTCTTAGCTTTTCTTTACGCAAACGGGTTCAGTCGCACCGAACAATCTTCCGATTTTTCAGACTATTACGAAGCTTCCCGTAATTTCAAACAAGGCAAGGACCTATATAGTCTGGACGCGTTGTCTGAAGTGGTCCAAGAATTCGAAAGCGGCAAATTAAAGATAGACCAGATATTCGATCCTGAAGTGTTCTTTAGGATCAAAGCAAAAGTGGAGAATGTAGGCTCCTATATTTATCCCCCTACTTTTGCGTTCTTGCTCATTCCAATTTCAGGCCTTCCTTTCGAAGTCGCTTCCGGAATATTTTTCACAATCAACTTTATAGCTTTGATCTTAAGCTTATTGCTGATCGGGAAACTTATAGGAAGAGAGAAATCCTTTTTATTCTTATCCGCGGTCTTACTTTTATCTCTACGATTTGTAGAGAATCATCAAAACAATAACCAAGTCGGGTTCTTACTCTTATTCCTGATCTTGGTCTCCGTTTCCGCTCAAAAGGATTGGTTGTCTGGACTTGTTTTGTCCCTCGCAATTGTGATCAAGATCACTCCTGCAGCATTCTTGTTTTATTTCTTATACAAAAAAAGGCCGATGGTGATCGTTTATACGATTATCTTTGCTTTAGGTTGGATCGCGCTACCTGCATTATATAATCCAGAGTTCACTTGGAAGATGAACCAAACTTGGTATGATTTAGTTTTAGATAAGTATCTTAAATCTCCGGCTTTGCGTGCATGGAAGAATAACCAAAGTTTGAATTCTACTTTGGCTAAATACTTTTTAGCATATTCTGATCTGTTAAACCAAGGGCGATTCGGAATGCCATTTACTACGTTAACAGTAAATCACGTAAAGATCATTTCCGGAATCTTAAGTTTGGGAATTGTAGGTCCTTATTTATATAGAGTGTATAAAGGTGCATCGGAAGGATTCGTACTATCCGGACTATTCTTCTTTTCCGTAATTTTCAGTGGGATCTCTTGGATACATGCATTCGTATTTTTATTATTCCCAACAGCGTTTGCTCTCTCCAAACTTTGGCCAGAACAGGGAGAGCCACTTCTGGTCTGGGAAAAATGGAAAGTGAAATTGATAGAATATAGATCCGCTACGATCTTTATCTCCGTTTCGATATTAGTTCTACTTTTAAATAGAAGTTTTATAGGAAATATAGCGGAAGAAGCAATACTTATGTTTTCCTTCTTATTATATACTTCTTTAATACAGTACGTATGCACTTTCTATTCGGACAGAATTGCTTAG
- a CDS encoding glycosyltransferase family 4 protein — translation MLKKENLKYKPRVAVDARPLSYGITGNSRYLAEVLQRLLRPDSPLEYYLYSNKPIHPVFNHLIGLTPTFIPSKLPGVLWLNLIIPSLVKKHRIDLFWGTLQLLPAFGLKIPTLVNYHDLNFKSAPETMTTANYWQHKIMSPITLKKADKVLCLSQNTKNDILNFLPELEPKLEVVYPGVQGFGSISAPEKTLPKNFLFSVGTLEPRKNLSTLVEAYLSLKKEEPNFPYPLVLAGRLGWKSEGLTSLLKEGGLEKDGIYFIENPDDSKLGWLYKNCSYFIFPSLHEGFGLPLLEAIRENKPCIVSDIPVFHEVLDELTDAFVSPKNLEAWKNALSLAGKKGIYGRKPSRNDWSWDSTAKLVENSLVELWKSRKKNS, via the coding sequence ATGCTAAAAAAGGAAAATTTAAAATACAAACCAAGGGTTGCAGTAGATGCAAGACCCTTGTCTTATGGGATAACAGGAAATTCCAGATACCTTGCGGAAGTTTTACAAAGACTTTTACGTCCTGATTCTCCTTTAGAATATTATCTTTATTCAAATAAACCGATCCATCCTGTATTCAATCATCTGATAGGCCTTACTCCTACTTTTATTCCAAGCAAACTCCCGGGAGTTTTATGGTTGAACTTGATCATACCTTCTTTGGTAAAAAAACATAGGATAGATCTTTTTTGGGGAACTTTGCAGCTACTTCCCGCCTTTGGTCTAAAAATCCCCACTTTAGTAAATTATCATGATCTAAATTTCAAGTCTGCTCCGGAAACGATGACAACTGCAAATTATTGGCAGCATAAGATCATGTCTCCGATCACTTTAAAAAAAGCGGATAAAGTTCTATGCCTTTCTCAAAATACTAAGAATGATATTCTAAATTTTTTACCTGAGTTAGAGCCAAAATTAGAAGTAGTTTATCCGGGAGTCCAAGGTTTTGGCTCTATCTCTGCTCCTGAAAAAACTCTGCCTAAAAATTTTCTATTCTCTGTTGGAACATTAGAGCCTAGGAAAAATCTAAGTACTCTTGTAGAGGCTTACCTTTCCCTAAAAAAGGAAGAACCGAATTTTCCATACCCTCTCGTTCTTGCAGGAAGATTAGGTTGGAAATCGGAAGGTCTAACCTCTCTTTTAAAAGAAGGCGGTTTGGAGAAAGACGGGATCTATTTTATAGAAAATCCTGACGATTCTAAACTGGGTTGGCTTTACAAAAATTGCTCTTACTTTATCTTCCCTTCTTTACATGAAGGTTTTGGTCTGCCATTATTAGAAGCTATTCGAGAAAATAAACCTTGTATCGTCTCGGATATTCCTGTCTTTCATGAGGTTTTGGACGAGCTTACGGATGCTTTCGTTTCTCCTAAGAATTTAGAGGCTTGGAAAAACGCACTTTCCCTGGCCGGTAAAAAAGGGATCTATGGCAGAAAGCCGAGTAGAAACGATTGGTCTTGGGATTCCACCGCAAAATTAGTCGAAAACTCTCTCGTAGAACTTTGGAAATCAAGAAAGAAAAACTCCTAG